One Acetobacterium sp. KB-1 DNA segment encodes these proteins:
- a CDS encoding transglycosylase domain-containing protein encodes MSEKQKKGIRRRKKKKHIGAKILIVLLVLGILGAGVMYSIYAANRMDISDYQYQAKDKTEIYSADNAVIAELYTKNRTNITIDQIPVQLQHALVSVEDSRFYDHFGIDVLGIGRAFFANIASSSISEGASTITQQLARVLFLPDIATEQNFNQKLIRKLKEISIALQLEEKYTKEQILEMYFNEYYFGSGAYGIEEAAQTYFNKPVSQVNLAEAAMLAGLPQAPSAYAPNSNFEAAKKRQQEVLARMVKEKYITQEEADAAYALELVIRDPATISNDDQIVDNYEAYVGRALDEYARMKASSVMQERGLTEDQAIDYIKENIASGGYRIYTTINTSMQNDAIDSLNTGLADYGMEEETGSVVSIDLDGAVRSYYGGNTQIDMANTPRQPGSNIKPLYYAAAMDKGLITPSTTILDAYTDFGGYAPRNYDGGYHGTVTVRTALINSYNIPAVKVYDKVGVEAAVAFMQTMGISTFEDTDYNLATALGGMTYGIKPVEMAAAFNVFNNAGVYNQPYFVTKLEQINGEVLYTKNASSTTTRKVMTDTTATNMMGILEGVVSYGTGTAASQIYTTAGKTGTTHDNKDLWFTGITGNLTTTVWIGSPENYILSGGSYIAAGIYGNYMSSVINQDLLTITEMERTSNEGETSGASTIDAGTTKKTTEEEKKTETETPTTKPTTPTEPTTPTEPVKPPEPTEPPEPTEPTEPTDPTDPTDPTEPTEPTEPTEPTEPTTPTT; translated from the coding sequence ATGAGTGAAAAACAAAAAAAAGGAATAAGAAGACGTAAGAAGAAAAAACATATTGGAGCAAAAATACTCATTGTTCTTTTGGTGCTGGGAATACTGGGAGCCGGAGTCATGTATTCCATCTATGCTGCAAATCGCATGGATATTTCAGACTATCAGTATCAGGCAAAGGACAAAACCGAGATCTATTCAGCAGATAATGCCGTTATTGCCGAGTTGTACACAAAAAACCGGACCAACATTACCATCGATCAGATCCCGGTACAATTACAACATGCCCTGGTATCCGTAGAGGATTCGCGTTTTTACGATCATTTCGGGATTGATGTACTGGGGATTGGCCGAGCATTTTTTGCAAACATTGCTAGCAGTAGCATTAGTGAAGGAGCCAGTACCATTACCCAACAGTTGGCTCGAGTTCTGTTTTTGCCGGATATTGCAACTGAACAGAATTTTAATCAGAAATTGATAAGAAAGCTAAAGGAAATATCGATTGCACTACAGTTAGAAGAAAAGTATACCAAAGAGCAGATTCTGGAGATGTACTTTAATGAATACTATTTTGGCTCCGGCGCATATGGAATAGAGGAAGCAGCACAAACTTATTTTAACAAACCGGTTTCGCAGGTTAACCTTGCTGAAGCTGCGATGTTGGCAGGTTTGCCTCAGGCACCCAGTGCCTATGCTCCTAATTCTAATTTTGAAGCAGCCAAAAAGCGTCAGCAGGAAGTTCTGGCACGAATGGTTAAAGAAAAGTACATTACTCAGGAAGAAGCAGATGCCGCCTATGCATTGGAATTAGTTATCAGAGATCCGGCAACGATCAGTAATGACGATCAGATTGTGGATAATTACGAAGCCTATGTAGGAAGGGCTCTGGATGAATATGCTCGGATGAAAGCTTCATCCGTTATGCAGGAGCGTGGTCTTACAGAAGATCAGGCTATTGATTATATAAAAGAGAACATCGCCAGCGGCGGGTATCGTATTTACACAACGATTAACACCTCCATGCAGAATGATGCAATTGACAGTCTTAATACCGGATTGGCAGACTATGGCATGGAAGAGGAAACAGGGTCAGTGGTATCAATCGACTTAGATGGTGCGGTAAGAAGTTATTATGGTGGGAATACACAAATTGATATGGCCAACACGCCAAGACAGCCGGGATCAAACATCAAACCGCTCTATTATGCAGCGGCTATGGATAAGGGATTGATTACGCCGTCAACGACAATTCTCGATGCCTATACCGATTTTGGTGGCTATGCTCCGAGAAATTACGATGGTGGTTATCATGGAACCGTGACGGTACGAACTGCGTTAATAAATTCTTATAATATTCCGGCGGTTAAAGTGTACGATAAGGTTGGAGTTGAAGCGGCCGTCGCATTTATGCAGACGATGGGAATATCAACCTTCGAAGATACTGATTATAATTTAGCAACTGCCCTTGGTGGGATGACCTATGGGATTAAACCGGTGGAAATGGCGGCGGCCTTTAATGTTTTTAACAATGCCGGGGTTTACAATCAACCGTACTTTGTTACAAAACTGGAACAGATCAACGGTGAGGTTCTTTATACAAAAAATGCATCCAGTACGACCACCAGAAAAGTCATGACCGATACCACGGCAACTAATATGATGGGCATACTGGAGGGGGTTGTCAGTTATGGTACCGGTACTGCCGCATCTCAGATTTATACAACAGCCGGGAAAACGGGTACAACCCACGATAATAAAGATTTATGGTTTACCGGTATTACGGGTAATTTGACCACGACAGTCTGGATTGGTAGTCCTGAAAATTATATTTTATCGGGTGGCAGCTATATCGCGGCAGGTATTTATGGGAATTACATGAGCTCTGTCATCAATCAGGATCTGCTGACGATCACAGAAATGGAGCGAACGTCGAACGAAGGCGAAACATCGGGAGCCTCTACCATTGACGCAGGCACGACCAAAAAGACAACAGAAGAGGAAAAGAAGACTGAAACGGAAACGCCGACGACGAAACCGACAACACCGACTGAGCCGACAACACCGACTGAGCCTGTCAAACCGCCGGAGCCAACCGAACCGCCGGAGCCAACCGAACCGACAGAACCAACTGATCCAACTGATCCAACCGATCCAACAGAGCCAACGGAACCAACGGAGCCAACCGAACCAACCGAACCAACAACGCCTACTACCTAA
- a CDS encoding cupin domain-containing protein, whose translation MMIEQSKSKRLEIKQNMRGGKGDIEITHITNNEILGKNCRLFAQITVKPGDSIGEHQHINEREVFYFLQGKGIVIDNGKEAEIGPGDVMVTPDQSSHSVINTGDEDLVFMALILNENA comes from the coding sequence ATGATGATTGAACAAAGCAAATCAAAAAGACTGGAAATTAAACAAAACATGCGGGGTGGCAAGGGTGATATTGAAATTACTCATATCACCAATAATGAAATTCTGGGTAAGAATTGTCGCCTCTTTGCCCAGATTACGGTGAAACCTGGAGATTCCATTGGGGAGCATCAGCACATCAATGAGCGGGAAGTATTCTATTTTTTACAGGGAAAAGGCATCGTTATCGACAATGGCAAGGAGGCTGAAATTGGGCCCGGAGACGTGATGGTGACTCCTGATCAAAGCAGCCATAGTGTTATCAATACCGGTGATGAAGATCTTGTGTTTATGGCACTGATACTTAATGAAAACGCATGA
- the nth gene encoding endonuclease III, with product MTKKKIEQILATLESRYGQEQCGLDFKSPFELLIATILSAQCTDVRVNIVTKDLFENYKTPEAILLLGEEALLTKIKTCGLARTKAKNIILTCHRLLIEYNGTVPDQMEQLLTLPGVGRKTANVVMSNAFNIPAIAVDTHVFRVSRRIGLAQGKNVLEVEKELMKNIPKDKWSQAHHWLIWHGRKCCTARNPNCSGCMLRSLCNFGRGNNKEA from the coding sequence ATGACAAAAAAGAAGATCGAACAAATCTTAGCCACACTGGAAAGCCGATACGGCCAGGAACAGTGTGGCTTAGATTTTAAGTCTCCCTTTGAATTGCTGATTGCGACCATCCTTTCGGCACAATGTACGGATGTTCGCGTGAACATTGTCACTAAAGATTTGTTTGAAAACTACAAGACACCTGAAGCGATTCTACTTTTGGGAGAGGAAGCCCTGCTCACAAAAATTAAGACCTGCGGTTTAGCAAGAACAAAGGCGAAAAACATCATCTTGACCTGCCACCGTCTACTAATAGAATATAATGGCACGGTGCCTGATCAAATGGAGCAACTACTTACGCTTCCAGGCGTTGGTCGCAAAACCGCCAATGTGGTAATGAGCAATGCCTTTAATATTCCCGCGATTGCAGTGGATACCCATGTCTTTCGGGTTTCCCGACGAATTGGCTTAGCCCAAGGGAAAAATGTGCTGGAAGTTGAAAAAGAATTGATGAAAAACATCCCCAAAGATAAATGGTCTCAGGCCCATCATTGGTTGATCTGGCATGGTAGAAAATGTTGTACGGCAAGGAATCCCAATTGCAGTGGTTGTATGCTGCGAAGCCTCTGTAATTTTGGCAGGGGAAATAATAAAGAAGCGTAG
- a CDS encoding ABC transporter substrate-binding protein, with translation MKKRVISVLLVMMFTASIFAFAGCSTSGGSADADVVKLGFIGPMTGDAAIYGSSAEEGAQLAVAEINAAGGIDGKNVELVAYDSKADQTEAINAYNRLRDQDGVVAVIGGTLSGETLAMKDIMVQDNMPVLSPTATAVEVTQEAPNVFRACFLDDYQGQAAANFSATTLGAKTAALLIGTGNPYSEGVSEAFKAAFTAKGGTIAGSESYGTADKDFSAQLTKIKEMNPDVVFVPDYVQTVGPILQKAKEMGITAKFVGADGWDGVQEEYADAAQGNYFTNHYAADSPSETVQNFITAYKAEYNKVPNSFAALGYDAVYTMVEAITAAGATEAAGIITALNATDHAGVTGTLKFDEEGNPKDKEVTIIKIDDGQLKFDSTVVNN, from the coding sequence ATGAAGAAAAGAGTGATTAGTGTTTTACTCGTAATGATGTTCACCGCTTCTATTTTTGCATTTGCAGGTTGTTCTACATCCGGTGGTAGTGCAGACGCAGATGTTGTCAAGCTTGGTTTTATTGGACCAATGACTGGCGATGCGGCCATCTACGGGAGCTCAGCTGAAGAGGGGGCCCAATTAGCCGTAGCGGAAATCAATGCGGCTGGTGGTATTGATGGGAAAAACGTCGAATTGGTTGCTTATGATTCAAAAGCTGATCAAACCGAAGCGATCAATGCCTACAACCGATTAAGAGACCAGGATGGTGTTGTTGCTGTAATTGGGGGAACCTTAAGTGGTGAGACCTTAGCAATGAAAGATATCATGGTACAGGATAATATGCCAGTATTATCGCCAACTGCTACGGCGGTTGAAGTAACGCAAGAAGCGCCAAATGTGTTTAGAGCATGCTTCCTGGACGATTATCAGGGACAAGCTGCGGCAAACTTCTCAGCGACAACATTAGGCGCCAAAACAGCAGCTTTATTAATTGGAACTGGTAATCCCTATTCAGAAGGTGTTTCAGAAGCATTTAAGGCTGCATTTACTGCCAAAGGCGGTACCATTGCCGGCAGCGAATCTTATGGAACAGCGGATAAAGATTTTAGTGCTCAATTAACAAAGATCAAGGAAATGAATCCGGATGTTGTGTTTGTTCCAGATTATGTTCAAACAGTTGGTCCTATTCTTCAAAAAGCTAAAGAAATGGGCATTACCGCAAAATTTGTCGGAGCGGATGGTTGGGATGGCGTACAGGAAGAGTATGCTGATGCCGCGCAGGGAAATTACTTCACAAATCATTATGCAGCCGATTCACCCTCAGAAACCGTTCAGAACTTTATTACGGCCTACAAAGCAGAGTATAATAAAGTGCCAAACTCGTTTGCAGCTTTAGGTTATGATGCTGTTTATACCATGGTAGAAGCAATTACTGCGGCGGGAGCAACAGAGGCGGCAGGCATTATCACAGCATTAAATGCCACTGATCATGCTGGTGTTACTGGAACCTTAAAGTTTGATGAAGAAGGCAATCCCAAAGACAAAGAAGTTACCATTATTAAAATTGACGACGGTCAATTAAAATTTGATTCCACAGTGGTTAATAACTAG
- a CDS encoding branched-chain amino acid ABC transporter permease yields MLFYKGGYIVNLFLQQLINGLNVGSIYALIAIGYTMVYGIIKLINFAHGEIMMFGAYFAFIAATSFQLPVWAVLLSSMVIMAIIGVTIEFVAYRPLRNAPRLSALITAIGVSLFLQNLALIIFKPDPKVMPKIFPETIYKLGEIEISSTTLITIGLSLFFMVLLDLYIRKTKQGRAMRAVSEDKDAAILMGINVNRTISLTFAVGSALGALGGVLFSVAYIQVYPTMGVMPGLKAFIAAVLGGIGIIPGAMLGGFIIGMVETLTKAYLSTTWADAIVFAILIIVLLFKPTGILGKNTREKV; encoded by the coding sequence ATGTTATTCTACAAAGGAGGATACATCGTGAATTTATTTCTGCAACAGCTGATTAACGGGCTAAACGTAGGGAGTATCTATGCGCTCATCGCAATCGGTTATACCATGGTATACGGCATTATAAAACTTATCAACTTTGCCCATGGTGAAATCATGATGTTCGGTGCGTATTTTGCATTCATTGCCGCTACCAGTTTTCAATTGCCGGTTTGGGCGGTTCTTTTATCTTCAATGGTTATTATGGCCATTATTGGTGTGACGATCGAATTCGTTGCCTACCGGCCACTTAGAAATGCGCCCAGACTATCAGCCCTGATTACAGCCATTGGTGTAAGTCTGTTTTTACAGAATCTGGCACTGATTATTTTTAAGCCGGACCCAAAGGTTATGCCCAAGATTTTTCCTGAAACGATTTATAAATTAGGTGAAATCGAAATCAGTTCAACCACTCTGATTACCATAGGTTTGTCATTGTTTTTTATGGTTTTGTTGGATCTCTATATCCGAAAAACGAAACAGGGTCGTGCCATGCGTGCCGTATCAGAAGACAAGGATGCTGCGATTCTGATGGGTATTAACGTTAATCGGACCATTTCACTCACCTTTGCTGTGGGTTCTGCGCTTGGCGCATTGGGGGGGGTTCTTTTTAGTGTCGCGTATATTCAGGTTTACCCGACGATGGGTGTTATGCCTGGTCTAAAAGCATTTATCGCGGCTGTTTTAGGCGGTATCGGAATCATACCCGGAGCAATGTTAGGTGGGTTTATCATTGGGATGGTCGAGACCTTGACAAAAGCCTATCTTTCGACAACCTGGGCAGATGCCATCGTCTTTGCTATTTTGATCATTGTACTGCTTTTCAAACCCACCGGTATTCTGGGTAAAAATACAAGAGAGAAGGTATAG
- a CDS encoding branched-chain amino acid ABC transporter permease, which translates to MDHNKKKAYLINTIAIVATYLVFFVLIQTKTMNNYFVGIAIMTCIMIIMAMSLNIVAGFLGEMALGHAGFMAIGAYASAVFSMALVDSGLPLPKLFILILAMIVGGVVAGIFGFLIGTPTLRLRGDYLGIVTIGFSEIIRIFFINFGPTGGAAGLKGITRLVNFHNVYWITILVAILIFTLGRSKQGRAIISIREDEIAAEAAGIPTTRYKVLGFSLAAFFAGIGGALYAHYQSFLEPSKFGFMFSIEMFVIVVLGGLGSLTGSIISAIVLTVLPEMLRSFSEYRLLIYSLVLIIMMIFRPQGIFGRSEFSLTAFIESLIQRKKVKNSIDGGEAS; encoded by the coding sequence ATGGATCACAATAAGAAAAAAGCATATTTAATTAATACAATCGCCATTGTTGCCACCTATCTCGTATTCTTTGTGTTAATTCAAACGAAAACCATGAATAATTATTTTGTCGGAATTGCTATTATGACCTGCATTATGATTATCATGGCGATGAGTTTGAATATTGTTGCCGGTTTTTTAGGAGAAATGGCTTTAGGACACGCCGGTTTTATGGCCATTGGTGCTTATGCATCGGCCGTTTTTTCGATGGCTCTGGTCGATAGCGGCCTGCCATTGCCAAAGCTATTTATTCTTATTTTGGCCATGATAGTTGGTGGTGTTGTAGCCGGTATTTTTGGCTTCCTTATCGGGACACCAACATTGCGGTTGCGCGGTGACTACCTTGGCATTGTTACGATTGGTTTTTCTGAAATCATTCGAATCTTTTTTATCAATTTCGGACCAACTGGTGGGGCGGCCGGTTTAAAAGGGATTACCAGACTGGTTAATTTTCATAATGTTTATTGGATTACAATTCTGGTCGCCATTCTGATCTTCACTTTGGGACGATCCAAACAGGGGCGAGCGATTATATCGATTCGGGAAGACGAGATTGCTGCCGAAGCGGCAGGAATTCCCACAACGCGATATAAGGTATTGGGATTTTCGTTGGCAGCGTTTTTTGCCGGAATTGGCGGTGCCTTGTATGCGCACTACCAATCTTTTTTGGAGCCCAGTAAGTTTGGCTTCATGTTCTCCATTGAAATGTTTGTGATTGTCGTTTTAGGAGGACTGGGAAGCCTCACCGGCTCGATTATTTCAGCTATTGTTTTGACAGTATTACCGGAAATGCTTCGCAGTTTTTCCGAGTATCGGCTACTAATTTATTCGCTAGTCTTGATTATCATGATGATTTTCCGGCCACAGGGAATTTTTGGACGATCTGAATTCTCACTAACAGCTTTTATTGAATCACTGATCCAACGAAAAAAGGTTAAGAATTCTATTGACGGAGGTGAAGCATCATGA
- a CDS encoding ABC transporter ATP-binding protein has protein sequence MTVLSAKNITMQFGGLTAVDQFNLDLSANELVGLIGPNGAGKTTIFNMLTGVYVPTVGEIFLNDQSIIKKSAHEIVKLGASRTFQNIRLFKDLTAVENVKIAYHNFIDYNMIQGMFRTKKFWVEEKKAQEECMKLLDIFDMGEYADTLAKNLPYGQQRKLEIARALASDPKVLMLDEPAAGMNPNETTELMETIHFIRNKFDITVLLIEHDMKLVMGICERIIVVDYGKTIAEGTPDEIKNNPDVIRAYLGD, from the coding sequence ATGACCGTTTTATCAGCAAAAAATATAACCATGCAATTTGGCGGTTTAACTGCCGTTGATCAGTTTAATCTCGATCTGAGCGCCAACGAACTGGTTGGCCTGATCGGACCCAATGGCGCTGGGAAAACGACCATCTTCAATATGCTCACTGGAGTTTATGTGCCAACTGTGGGCGAGATTTTTCTAAATGATCAAAGTATTATTAAAAAGTCGGCCCACGAAATCGTCAAACTGGGTGCGAGTCGAACCTTTCAGAATATCCGTTTGTTTAAAGATTTGACAGCAGTCGAAAATGTAAAGATAGCCTATCACAATTTTATCGATTACAATATGATTCAGGGAATGTTCAGAACCAAAAAATTCTGGGTGGAAGAAAAAAAAGCTCAAGAAGAATGTATGAAGTTGCTTGATATCTTTGATATGGGTGAGTATGCCGATACATTGGCTAAAAACCTGCCCTATGGACAGCAGCGAAAGCTTGAAATAGCCAGAGCCTTGGCTTCTGATCCAAAAGTATTGATGTTAGATGAACCAGCGGCGGGAATGAACCCCAATGAAACGACCGAACTGATGGAAACCATCCACTTTATTAGAAATAAATTTGATATTACCGTTTTGCTTATTGAACATGATATGAAGTTGGTGATGGGGATTTGTGAACGAATCATTGTCGTGGATTATGGCAAAACGATTGCCGAAGGCACTCCGGATGAAATCAAGAACAACCCTGATGTTATTCGTGCTTATTTAGGTGATTAG
- a CDS encoding ABC transporter ATP-binding protein translates to MLKVKDLNVHYGKIHAIKGISFEVNEGEIVTLIGANGAGKTTILQTISGLLKPSEGMVSFEGENLNKVPAHQIPMMGIAHVPEGRRIFAEMTVLENLQMGAYIRKDKISIQEDMEKIFLNFPRLKERIKQIAGTLSGGEQQMLAMGRALMTRPKLILLDEPSMGLAPLLVDEIFNMIQTVNDAGTTVLLVEQNANKALHIANRAYVLETGYIKLSGNARDLLVNPEVQQAYLGG, encoded by the coding sequence ATGCTTAAAGTAAAAGATTTAAATGTACACTACGGGAAAATTCATGCCATTAAAGGCATTAGTTTTGAGGTGAATGAAGGTGAGATTGTTACCCTTATCGGAGCCAACGGCGCCGGTAAAACCACCATTCTACAGACTATTTCGGGACTATTAAAACCCAGCGAAGGGATGGTATCCTTTGAAGGAGAGAATCTCAACAAGGTACCGGCCCATCAGATACCAATGATGGGAATCGCTCATGTTCCGGAAGGACGACGAATTTTTGCCGAAATGACGGTTTTGGAGAATCTTCAGATGGGCGCCTATATCAGGAAAGATAAGATTTCGATCCAGGAGGATATGGAAAAAATATTTCTGAATTTTCCACGGCTAAAAGAGCGCATTAAACAAATTGCCGGAACCTTAAGTGGTGGCGAACAGCAAATGTTAGCGATGGGCCGGGCTTTGATGACGCGACCCAAACTGATTCTTCTGGATGAGCCGTCAATGGGATTGGCTCCGCTGCTTGTTGATGAGATATTTAATATGATCCAAACAGTTAATGATGCCGGAACGACCGTATTGTTGGTGGAACAGAATGCTAACAAAGCTTTGCATATTGCCAATCGCGCTTATGTTCTGGAAACCGGATATATCAAACTTTCTGGTAATGCCAGAGATCTGCTGGTCAACCCGGAAGTTCAGCAAGCTTACTTAGGCGGCTGA
- the tig gene encoding trigger factor, translating into MSATVESIEKNIATLKIEISPEEYSQAVKKSYDKNKKRFSVPGFRKGKVPKQVIESYYGKNVFMEDAIDFAFAPAYTSALEETEIKPVTRPDLENIEKISEEEGATFIVKVGVKPEIKLGEYKGAEVDSLEAVITAEEMAEELAKMQDQNARLVTLETGEVKDGATVTIDYEGFLNDEPFIGGKDTDHELVIGSGAFIPGFEEQLIGVQIGEETTVNVTFPDEYHAENLKGQAVVFKVAVKGIKEKELPELDDDFAKDTSEFDTLDELKADVEARLKDAKTAELRKAAEIAAVNFAVENAEIDVPYLMIEEEVDNNLQNFESQMKQQGISLDDYFKFTNVNRDEFRENLKEDAERNIKTELILSKIGEIEALEATDEEMDEEIKVFADAYGHDFEDYKKGLQERMLDYIKANIIRRKTVEMLVDVATTNISE; encoded by the coding sequence ATGAGTGCTACAGTAGAAAGTATTGAAAAAAATATCGCCACCTTAAAAATTGAAATTAGTCCGGAGGAATACTCACAGGCTGTCAAAAAGTCCTATGATAAAAATAAAAAACGTTTTTCAGTTCCAGGATTCAGAAAAGGAAAAGTTCCTAAACAGGTAATTGAATCCTATTATGGTAAAAATGTATTTATGGAAGATGCCATCGATTTTGCCTTTGCGCCAGCTTATACCAGTGCATTGGAAGAAACTGAAATTAAACCGGTAACCCGCCCTGATCTTGAGAATATTGAAAAGATCAGTGAAGAAGAAGGTGCTACTTTTATTGTTAAGGTTGGTGTTAAACCTGAGATTAAATTGGGTGAATACAAAGGCGCTGAAGTGGATTCTTTAGAAGCTGTGATTACCGCCGAAGAGATGGCTGAAGAACTTGCTAAAATGCAAGATCAAAATGCTCGCTTGGTTACCTTAGAAACCGGCGAAGTCAAAGATGGTGCAACAGTAACCATTGATTATGAAGGATTTTTAAATGATGAGCCATTTATTGGCGGTAAAGATACCGATCATGAGCTGGTTATTGGTAGTGGTGCCTTTATTCCAGGTTTTGAAGAGCAATTAATTGGCGTCCAAATCGGTGAAGAAACAACCGTTAATGTGACCTTCCCGGATGAATACCATGCTGAAAACCTTAAAGGTCAAGCGGTAGTGTTTAAAGTAGCAGTCAAGGGAATCAAAGAAAAAGAATTGCCGGAACTCGATGACGATTTCGCCAAAGATACCAGCGAATTTGACACGTTGGATGAACTCAAAGCAGATGTTGAAGCACGTTTGAAAGACGCTAAGACTGCCGAACTAAGAAAAGCGGCAGAAATAGCAGCGGTTAATTTTGCCGTCGAAAATGCCGAAATTGATGTTCCTTATTTAATGATTGAAGAAGAAGTGGACAATAATCTGCAAAACTTTGAATCGCAAATGAAACAACAGGGAATTTCGTTAGATGACTATTTTAAATTTACCAATGTTAATCGCGATGAGTTTAGAGAAAATCTGAAAGAAGATGCGGAAAGAAATATAAAAACCGAATTGATTCTTTCGAAAATTGGTGAAATAGAAGCGTTAGAAGCAACTGATGAAGAAATGGATGAAGAAATAAAAGTGTTTGCAGATGCCTATGGTCATGACTTTGAAGACTATAAAAAAGGCCTTCAGGAAAGAATGCTAGACTATATCAAGGCAAACATTATTAGAAGAAAGACAGTGGAAATGCTGGTAGATGTAGCTACTACTAATATTTCTGAGTAA
- the clpP gene encoding ATP-dependent Clp endopeptidase proteolytic subunit ClpP yields MLTSKTTQSLISNNLVPMVVEQTGRGERSYDLFSRLLKERIIFLNGEINENLSSLIVGQLIFLEADNAEKDIQIYINSPGGSVTAGLAIYDTMNYIRCNVSTICVGLAASMGAFLLAAGEKGKRFSLPNSEIMIHQPLGGAQGQSTDVEIYAKRLIKTREKLNLILSEQTGQPLETIAKDTDRDNFMDPDEAKAYGLIDEIIVSR; encoded by the coding sequence ATGCTAACAAGTAAAACAACTCAATCATTAATTTCTAACAATCTAGTACCCATGGTCGTTGAACAGACAGGCCGGGGCGAACGATCATATGATCTGTTTTCAAGGTTGTTAAAAGAACGGATTATCTTTTTAAATGGCGAAATAAACGAAAATCTGTCGTCGCTGATTGTTGGACAATTGATTTTCTTAGAAGCAGATAATGCTGAAAAAGATATTCAAATCTACATCAACAGTCCCGGCGGGTCAGTTACAGCGGGGCTTGCCATCTACGATACGATGAACTATATCCGCTGTAATGTTTCCACTATTTGTGTGGGTTTGGCGGCATCGATGGGGGCGTTTTTATTGGCGGCCGGTGAAAAAGGAAAGCGCTTTTCCCTGCCAAATAGTGAGATTATGATTCATCAACCTCTTGGGGGTGCCCAGGGTCAAAGTACGGATGTGGAAATTTATGCAAAACGTCTGATCAAAACACGAGAAAAACTAAATTTAATACTTAGCGAGCAGACCGGGCAACCCCTGGAAACTATTGCTAAAGATACTGATCGCGATAATTTTATGGATCCTGACGAAGCCAAGGCCTACGGATTGATTGATGAGATCATTGTGTCGAGATAG